From the genome of Hyphobacterium sp. CCMP332:
CTGACGGATGGTTTTGACCGGTTCCGCACCGAGCTCTATCCGCGTCAGCACAGCCTGTATGAAAGCCTCTCGGACAAGGGTCAGAAACCCCATACCATCGTGATCGCCTGCTGCGACAGCCGGGTCGACCCGGCGCAGGTCTTCGATGCGCGGCCGGGCGAGCTCTTCGTCGTGCGCAATGTCGCCAATATCGTGCCGCCCTGCGAGATTGATGGCGCGCATCACGGCGTCTCTGCGGCGCTGGAATTTGCGATCCGCAAGCTGGAAGTGCCGAATATCCTGGTGCTGGGCCATCGTCAGTGCGGCGGCGTCAATGCCTGCGTCTGCGGGGAGCCGGATCCCGATTCGCTCTTCATCGACCACTGGATCGAACCCATTGCCGAAGCGCTGGAGGATGCCCGCGCCGAGTTGCCCGGTATCGAGGATATCGACGCCCTGTCCGAGCGCACCGAGCTCTGCTCCATCCGCCGCTCCATGGAGCGCCTGATGACCTATCCCTTCATCCGGCAGCGCGCGGAGGAGGGACGTTTGAAGATTCACGGCGCCCGCTTCGGCATTGCCGATGGCGAGCTGGAATGGCTGACCGTTGACGGCGATTTCACGCAGGTCGAGCACCGCTAGGCAGATCTGCTCTTGCGACTGGTTCGCAACGCTGCTACACGGCGCAAAATCATGAGGAGAGCGCCCGGTGGGATTGTTTGATCTGGCAACGGCAAATCTGATTTCGCCGCCGATACTGTTCTTCGCTCTGGGGCTGGCTGCCGCGCTTGTGCGCTCCGATCTCGTGGTCCCCGAAGCCGTCGCCAAATCGCTGTCCATCTATCTGATCATGGCCATCGGCTTCAAGGGCGGCGTCGAGATGGCGAGTAGCAGCCTGTCGGTGGCCGCATTGGCGATTGGCGCCGGCATTGTATTGTCCTTCGCCATCCCCTTCATCAGTTTTGCCCTGCTGCGGGCGACCAGCAAGACGGATCGCACCAACGCTGCGGCGATTGCGGCGCACTATGGCTCGATTTCCATTGTCACCTTCATCGCGGCGTCGGATGCCGGTGCGGCGCTGGGCCTCGCGGCGGCCGGTTTCATGGTGGCCGTGGCCGCCGCCATGGAAGCGCCCGCAATATTCTCCGGCCTGATGCTGGCGGGAAAACAGGACGGGCAATCCAACAAGGAGCTGGTGCGCGACGTCGCCTTCAACGGCTCCATCGTGCTGCTGATCGGGGCGTTCGCGATTGGCTGGGCGACCGGCGAGACCGGCCAGCAAGTCGTCCAGCCCTTCTTCTACGATATTTTCCGCGGCGTGCTTTGCCTCTTCCTTCTGGATATGGGGCTGGTTGCCGGACGCGGCCTGGTCCGGCAGGCGGGCGATATCCGGCTGCCGGTCATCCTGCATGGCCTCTACATGCCGTTGATCGGCGCCGCGCTGGGCCTGATCGCCGCCATGCTGATCGGCATGGAGCCGGGCAGCGGTGCGCTCCTGATGACGCTGGCGGCCAGTGCGTCCTACATTGCCGTGCCGGCCGCCATGCGCCTCGCCTTGCCGAAAGCGAAGCCCGCCATTTCGCTGACGCTGTCGCTGGGTATAACCTTCCCCTTCAACCTTATTTTCGGCATCCCGCTCTATTATGCGGTCGCCGGCCAGATGCTGGGTGGATGACCATGGATACGACGCCAAAAAAGCGGCTTGAAATCGTGATCGAGGCCCCGGTCCTGGATCGCCTCTGCCGCCGTCTGGATAAGCTGAAAGTCAGCGGCTACACGGTGATGCCGGCGGTGTCCGGGCGCGGCAAGAACGGCTCCTGGTCGCGCAAGGGCGAGATCAGCGAAAGCCAGCGCATGTTCGTGCTTTTCGCCGTGCTTGACGAAAAAGACCTCTCGCCCGTGCTGGACGAAGTCTATGCGCTGGTCTCGTCCCAGATCGGCATCGTGACCGTCTCGAACGTCGAAGTGATCCGGGCCGATCATTTCTGACGTCCGCAGACAGGCCTTGAACCGTTTGCTGCGCGCGTTAGTAAAGCGCCAAAGCAAA
Proteins encoded in this window:
- a CDS encoding DUF190 domain-containing protein, which produces MDTTPKKRLEIVIEAPVLDRLCRRLDKLKVSGYTVMPAVSGRGKNGSWSRKGEISESQRMFVLFAVLDEKDLSPVLDEVYALVSSQIGIVTVSNVEVIRADHF
- a CDS encoding sodium-dependent bicarbonate transport family permease; protein product: MFDLATANLISPPILFFALGLAAALVRSDLVVPEAVAKSLSIYLIMAIGFKGGVEMASSSLSVAALAIGAGIVLSFAIPFISFALLRATSKTDRTNAAAIAAHYGSISIVTFIAASDAGAALGLAAAGFMVAVAAAMEAPAIFSGLMLAGKQDGQSNKELVRDVAFNGSIVLLIGAFAIGWATGETGQQVVQPFFYDIFRGVLCLFLLDMGLVAGRGLVRQAGDIRLPVILHGLYMPLIGAALGLIAAMLIGMEPGSGALLMTLAASASYIAVPAAMRLALPKAKPAISLTLSLGITFPFNLIFGIPLYYAVAGQMLGG
- a CDS encoding carbonic anhydrase produces the protein MPKRSMPHELTDGFDRFRTELYPRQHSLYESLSDKGQKPHTIVIACCDSRVDPAQVFDARPGELFVVRNVANIVPPCEIDGAHHGVSAALEFAIRKLEVPNILVLGHRQCGGVNACVCGEPDPDSLFIDHWIEPIAEALEDARAELPGIEDIDALSERTELCSIRRSMERLMTYPFIRQRAEEGRLKIHGARFGIADGELEWLTVDGDFTQVEHR